The following coding sequences lie in one Homalodisca vitripennis isolate AUS2020 chromosome X, UT_GWSS_2.1, whole genome shotgun sequence genomic window:
- the LOC124369965 gene encoding fatty acid-binding protein, muscle-like isoform X2 yields MAGLVLNQKFKLHASDNFDEFMKALGVGLVTRKMGNTVSPVIELTEKDGEYTLTSNSTFKNTAIKFRLGEEFEEETPDGRKVQSTITLDGDDTLVHIQKGAKESKIIRKFSKDEVKMTLTVDDVVCTRVYKPVE; encoded by the exons ATGGCCGGTCTAGTGCTCAACCAGAAGTTTAAGCTGCATGCCAGTGACAACTTCGATGAGTTCATGAAGGCGCTTG GAGTGGGTCTGGTGACGCGGAAGATGGGGAACACGGTCAGCCCCGTGATCGAGCTGACCGAGAAGGACGGGGAGTACACACTCACCTCCAACTCCACCTTCAAGAACACGGCCATCAAGTTCCGTCTGGGGGAGGAGTTCGAGGAGGAGACTCCGGACGGCAGGAAGGTCCAGAGCACCATCACCCTGGACGGTGACGACACCCTGGTCCACATCCAGAAAGGCGCCAAGGAGTCTAAGATTATTCGGAAGTTCTCCAAGGACGAAGTcaaaatg ACTCTGACCGTGGACGATGTGGTCTGCACTAGAGTGTACAAGCCTGTAGAATGA
- the LOC124369965 gene encoding fatty acid-binding protein, muscle-like isoform X1, with the protein MASLILNRKYKLSTSDKFDEYMKAMGVGLVTRKMGNTVSPVIELTEKDGEYTLTSNSTFKNTAIKFRLGEEFEEETPDGRKVQSTITLDGDDTLVHIQKGAKESKIIRKFSKDEVKMTLTVDDVVCTRVYKPVE; encoded by the exons ATGGCATCTCTGATCCTCAACCGCAAGTACAAGCTGTCAACCAGCGACAAGTTCGATGAGTACATGAAGGCGATGG GAGTGGGTCTGGTGACGCGGAAGATGGGGAACACGGTCAGCCCCGTGATCGAGCTGACCGAGAAGGACGGGGAGTACACACTCACCTCCAACTCCACCTTCAAGAACACGGCCATCAAGTTCCGTCTGGGGGAGGAGTTCGAGGAGGAGACTCCGGACGGCAGGAAGGTCCAGAGCACCATCACCCTGGACGGTGACGACACCCTGGTCCACATCCAGAAAGGCGCCAAGGAGTCTAAGATTATTCGGAAGTTCTCCAAGGACGAAGTcaaaatg ACTCTGACCGTGGACGATGTGGTCTGCACTAGAGTGTACAAGCCTGTAGAATGA